A part of Pungitius pungitius chromosome 15, fPunPun2.1, whole genome shotgun sequence genomic DNA contains:
- the phc3 gene encoding polyhomeotic-like protein 3, with protein MERQGPGEKQAEANRTVAATTPVASAAITMATVSSVSGTCTQTPSTSLSIISPDRHAVQVIRHAIHRPQSMAAQYLHQMYAAQQQHLMLQTAALQQHQHSPHLQSLATIQQASVCQRQSPCSSGGGLVHQSAGGPQNSITLPASPVTAQLIGRTQTSTGATATISQQAMLLGNRPANCNQAQMYLRTQMLILTPAATVATVQSDLPAITSCSSLPNPSQVQNLALRAHLPGALATAHGVILKPPAQSQTLTPTTSLSKASTCGLKTAQLTDTSTETGAADVTRLASGAHITTAAYCPVQTGAPVKQQQQQQQVSCPPDQRAPHHPNHRQLQPIALRVAPQETNSQPLALSVKRLTAAGPQSKTHSDPRAPTSSSSSSSLVTSVSAPLAQTSIPAATVQPQPPPLVAAPQRRAAFPQVQSHPRPAPPPLVLPRLPRNPPASLQRLSLHSVQALAAQSGRTLLTGRELPVAEALVQMPYQNLPPPQTVAVDLKVHRVRQGETPSSGATCKVNGLSSEESKVPSSPGPQPDRKLTPLTGPPKENGSVTGSSFIISSRSVSRSPEVEQPSLLTTTTTTTTSCKPPPPSPPLPPPVLPAAVRGPSPPPSSPASAPGSPDRVLTTHVLTHLIEGFVIREGLEPFPMVSPSLLADQQASLPESQDTQTNGDAAAEDSPPDADQSDSTDSEMEDDGPAADDAELGERVAGVLKCEFCGSRGYAHTFLRSKRFCSMTCVRRFSVSCSKRITVPRAARCGHRPTGRRGRPPGSGSRVNAASRERFLRQARGAFASEEETRQSSPRGEEDQGEDEEDEPPVPMTTRLRKHVERVREREREQEREQEQRMYETISVSDGEDNEDGEDDEDAGRPSQWDVEQVFSFIDSLPGGQDVAEAFRSQEIDGQALLLLTEDHLVSTMNLRLGPALKLCAHINSLKDA; from the exons ATGGAGAGGCAGGGCCCAGGAGAGAAGCAGGCCGAGGCTAATCGGACCGTAGCCGCGACCACCCCCGTCGCATCAGCtgccatcaccatggcaactgtCAGCTCCGTCAGCGGCACCTGCACCCAGACGCCCTCCACTTCCCTGAGCATCATCTCACCCGACAGGCACGCAGTCCAG GTGATCCGACACGCTATCCACAGACCTCAGAGCATGGCGGCGCAGTACCTGCACCAGATGTACGccgcccagcagcagcacctcatGCTGCAGACAGCCgccctgcagcagcaccagcacagCCCGCATCTGCAGAGTCTGGCCACCATACAGCAG GCTTCGGTGTGTCAGCGGCAGTCGCCTTGTTCATCCGGTGGCGGTTTGGTTCATCAGTCTGCTGGTGGTCCCCAAAACTCG ATTACTTTACCAGCATCCCCGGTGACGGCACAGCTGATTGGCCGAACCCAGACGTCCACCGGTGCCACGGCTACCATATCCCAGCAGGCCATGCTTCTGGGAAACAGACCGGCCAACTGTAACCAAGCTCAGATGTACCTTCGCACTCAGATG CTCATTCTAACCCCTGCAGCCACGGTGGCTACAGTTCAATCGGACCTCCCTGCCatcacctcctgctcctctttacCCAACCCCTCTCAG GTGCAGAACCTCGCTCTGCGGGCCCACTTGCCCGGAGCTCTGGCCACGGCCCACGGCGTGATCCTGAAGCCGCCCGCCCAGTCGCAAACCCTGACTCCGACCACCTCTCTGTCCAAGGCGTCCACCTGCGGGCTGAAAACGGCGCAGCTGACTGACACCTCCACGGAAACCGGAGCGGCTGATGTCACCCGGCTGGCCTCAGGAGCCCACATTACGACGGCGG CCTACTGTCCGGTGCAGACCGGCGCCCCggtcaagcagcagcagcagcagcagcaggtgtcctgTCCACCGGACCAGCGGGCGCCGCACCACCCCAACCACAGGCAGCTCCAGCCCATCGCTCTCAGAGTGGCTCCTCAAGAAACCAACTCCCAACCTCTCGCTCTGTCGGTCAAAAGACTGACCGCCGCCGGGCCCCAATCAAAAACCCACAGCGACCCCCGGGCccctacttcttcttcttcttcttcttctttggtcaCCAGCGTGTCTGCACCCTTGGCTCAGACCTCAATCCCAGCGGCCACCGTCCAGCCCCAGCCTCCTCCCCTGGTGGCCGCGCCGCAGCGGCGTGCGGCGTTCCCACAGGTTCAGAGCCATCCCCGGCCCGCGCCCCCGCCCCTGGTTCTCCCCAGGCTGCCACGGAACCCCCCGGCCTCCCTGCAGAGGCTGTCTCTGCACTCGGTCCAGGCTTTGGCCGCGCAGTCGGGGCGGACGCTGCTCACGGGGCGGGAGCTGCCCGTCGCGGAGGCTCTGGTCCAGATGCCCTACCAGAACCTCCCGCCCCCGCAGACGGTCGCTGTCGACCTGAAAGTGCATCGAGTCCGACAGGGTGAAACTCCATCG TCGGGGGCCACGTGTAAAGTGAACGGATTGAGCTCAGAGGAGAGCAAAGTCCCATCTTCACCCGGTCCACAGCCAGACAGGAAGCTGACACCTCTCACTGGACCCCCTAAGGAGAATGGTTCAG TCACGGGTTCATCCTTCATCATCTCCAGTCGCTCCGTGAGCAGGTCACCAGAGGTGGAGCAACCCTCCCtgctcaccaccaccaccaccaccaccaccagctgcaagccccctcctccatctcctccccttcctccgccCGTCCTGCCGGCGGCGGTAAGaggccccagcccccccccctcctccccggccAGCGCCCCAGGCAGCCCGGACAGGGTCCTGACGACCCACGTCCTCACACACCTCATCGAGGGCTTCGTCATCCGAGAGGGCCTGGAGCCCTTCCCG ATGGTGTCCCCCTCGCTGCTAGCAGACCAGCAGGCTTCACTTCCTGAATCCCAGGACACTCAAACCAACGGGGACGCGGCAGCAGAGGACAGTCCGCCGGACGCCGACCAGTCGGACTCTACCGACTCGGAGATGGAAGACGATGGCCCTGCAGCAGATG ATGCAGAGCTGGGGGAGAGGGTGGCAGGTGTGCTGAAGTGTGAGTTCTGCGGGAGTCGAGGCTACGCTCACACCTTCCTGCGCTCCAAGCGCTTCTGCTCCATGACGTGCGTCCGAAG GTTCAGCGTGAGCTGCAGCAAGCGCATCACCGTGCCGAGGGCGGCCCGCTGCGGCCACAGGCCGACGGGCCGGAGGGGACGGCCCcccggcagcggcagcagagtCAACGCGGCCTCCAGAGAACGCTTTCTGCGACAG GCCCGCGGGGCGTTTGCCTCGGAGGAGGAGACCCGTCAAAGCTCcccgaggggggaggaggaccagggcgaggacgaggaagacgagCCTCCCGTTCCCATGACAACCAGGCTGCGGAAACACGTGGAGAGGGTGcgcgagagggagagggagcaggagagggagcaggagcagaGGATGTACGAGACGATCAGCGTCTCCGACGGAGAGGACAACGAGGACGgagaggacgacgaggacgccGGCCGTCCGTCCCAGTGGGACGTGGAacaagtgttttcttttatcgACTCTctgccag GTGGTCAGGACGTAGCCGAGGCGTTTCGCTCCCAGGAGATAGACGGACAGGCTCTGCTGCTTCTGACCGAAGACCACCTGGTCAGCACCATGAACCTCCGGCTGGGACCTGCACTCAAACTGTGTGCCCACATTAACTCTCTGAAAGATGCGTAG